The DNA region TTTAAGAGCCTTTTGCTTGGAACGGAAATTTCATGGATAAGGTTTGAGTTTTAAGTATGAAAAGGGAATTCTTGTCCAAGAGTAAGGGGCTACAGCGACTCATCTTAAGAGCAAGAAAATGACTGAGAGCATTATTCAGAAGAAAAGTTTTGCGTTTGCATTGAAAGTCATCAGCTTATATCGTGAATTACAGAGTCAGCACGAATATGTGCTGTCATCCCAGTTACTGCGTAGTGGTACGAGCATCGGTGCCAATGTAGAAGAGGCGAGTGCAGGTCAAAGCCGAAGAGATTTTATGGCTAAGATGTCCATCGCCTCTAAGGAAGCTAGAGAAACTAGATACTGGCTACGGCTCCTGCAGCAATCGAAATTAGTTGATGTTGATGTCGCAACCCTACTTAGTCGTCCCTGAAAAACTTCCTTGATTTTGGGATTCCTACCTATCAAGCCCCACTGAATAAGGGCTTTAGAAGCCAAATCCTACCAACCGCAATTCGGGCAATACGTCTGAATCGGCGTTTCAAACCCTTATAGCAGGAGCCATTTTCCCAGATTTTGCAGGGACTTGAGCACTTTCTTGCAATTTCAAACGGTGTTTCAGAGGCTGAAAGCCTTGATTCTAAAGGGCTAATGAGGTTTTTCAGGGACAACTACTTATTGATATTGATGAAATTATTCGGATTCTCACCTCCATTGTTAAAACAACCAGCAAAACCTCATCTGCTTCAAAACTCAAAACTTAAAACTCAAAACTTAAAACTTAAAACTCAAAACTCAAAACTTAAAACTTCCCCTTCCCCGCTCTTTGCACAATGCCAATAAATGCATCTTCCAGCGAGAAGGGAATGGAGCGCAGGGAATGAACTGTGATTTGGTGATTTTGTAAAGTATCACGCAGGGTGGGAATCTCACTATTAGGACGATCAAGGACGAGGTGCAGCCGATCGCCGAAAATGGAAACGCGCCAGGGATCCACTTGGGTTTTGAGCAGATTGGAGGCTGCCTGGGTGCGATCGCAGATTACTTCAATCAGTTGCCCTGGTTGTTCGGCTTTAATTTGACTGGGAGATCCCTGGGCAACCACTTCACCCGCCACCATAAGGCCCAGGCGATTGCAGTGTTCCGCTTCTTCCAGATAGTGAGTCGTCACCAAAATGGCGGTTCCCTGGTGGGCAAAGTCTTCAATTAAGCGCCAGAACTGGCGACGGGCCAGGGGATCCACGCCGGAGGTGGGTTCATCTAAAAACAGGATTTCCGGTTCGTGCATCACGGAGGCTCCAAAAGCAACCCGTTGTTTCCAGCCTCCTGGCAACTTGCCTGTGAGCATGGTTTCTCGTCCCACCAGGCCGCAAGTTTCCAGTACCCAGTCAATTTTGGTGCGACGCGATCGGCGGGGAACCCCATATACCCCACAGTAAAACTCCAGGTTTTCTACCACGCTCAAATCGTCATACAACGTAAATTTTTGGCTCATATAGCCAATCCGCTGCCGCAACTCATTACTCCGCAAATTGTTGGTTTGCCCCGCCAGCAACATTGTGCCACTGGTCGCTTCCAACAAACCGCAAAGCATTTTAATCGTCGTCGTTTTCCCGGCTCCATTTGCTCCCAATAACCCATAAATTTCGCCATACCGCACTTCTAACGTGACATCATGAACCGCCTGAAAGTCACCAAAGACCTTGGTTAAACCTTGAGCACCAATGGCAATAGAGGGTGTGGGGTGTGGGGTGTGGGGTGTGGGGGAATTTTGGATTTTGGATTTTGGATTTTGGATTTCTCTGTCGTCCCAGGAATGTTGAATGTTGAATTCTGAATTCTGAATTTCTTCCGATCTCCAATCTCCAATCCCTAATCCCCGATCCCTGATCGCCGATTCCTGATCGCCGATCGCTGGTTTCTCCCTGGGAAAATGCACAAATGGCGGCTCCGACCCCTGCTGTCGCAATCGGGTGACGAAGACGTTTTCCAGGGTGGGTTCGGCAACCTGGATGCTATGCAGGGGCAAGTGATGACGGTCTAACAGCGATCGCACCTCGGCCTCTCCAAGCTGCGGATCTTTGACCAGCACATCCAGGCGATCGCCAAAACTCTGAATATCGGCAATCTGGCTGGTAGGTGATTCCAGGGTGGCATCTGTCAGCACCTGCTGGATGCGTTCCAGAATGCTCATGGTGGGGGTGTGCAGTTCTAAGCACTGTAGTCCCAGGCTATCTCGGAGTTGCTGAACGGTGCCCAGTTGCTGAATTTGTCCTTCATACATGAGAGCAATGCGGTTGCAGCGTTCGGCTTCGTCCAGGTAGGGAGTCGCGACGACGATCGTGGTGCCTTCATCGACGAGAGTTGCCAGCACATCCCAAAACTCGCGGCGAGAAACCGGATCAACGCCCGTGGTGGGTTCATCCAGCAGCAAAACGTGAGGTTGGGCAACCAGGGCACAACACAGCGCCAGTTTCTGTTTCATGCCACCCGAAAGCTGTGCGGCCAGGCGATCGCCCATGTCTTCCAGGGACATTAATTTGAGATACTTGAGTCGGCGTTGCTGAAATAGGGCTTCCGGAACTTCTCGTAATCCGGCACTGTAACTCAAGTTTTCATTCACGCTCAGATCCAGGTACAAAGAAAATTGCTGAGTTAAGTAACCAATTCCCAACCGGGCATCGCGGGCCCGTTTCCCCAGCACGCGCACCGTTCCCGCCGTCGCCTCCATAACTCCACCCAAAATATGAAACGTGGTGGTTTTTCCCGCTCCATCTGGCCCAATCAAACCAAAAATTTCTCCGGGTCGCACGGCAAAACTAATGCCTCGTACCGCTTCCAATGCTCCATATCGCTTCCACAGTCCATCTACTTCGATCAAATCATCGATCGGCGAGACGGACGGTTGCCGTGGAAGGGATACGTTTTGAGTCATAGGGATTTTGGATTTTGGATTTTGGATTTTAGAATATTTTCCGAACCGAGAGTTTGGTAGCCACCGGAATTGATACCGGTTGAAAAGGCTTTGAGAACAGATTGATGGCTTGGTCGGGGCGGGTTTTGTCGTTAAATTAACATCAAAGCGGCAGGATGAATTACTAAACCCGACCCTACAAGGATTCGCTGGGAGCATGATTTAATTTGGTATGCAAAATTGCCAATCCAAAATCTTACTATCGATCGCTCATCCCTAATCCCCAATCCCCACCCCCCAATCCCACATAATATTACTGTCTTAGCATGGGGGAGATCGTCCGCACTAAGGAGGTACAGCATGGAGCGAGCGGAACGGGTCAACTGGCTGCAGCAAAATACTCTGCTGAATGTGCTGTCTGAGGAGGTACTGCAGGCGATCGCGGCGGTCATTCAAGAACAATCCATCCAGGAAAACCGCCGGGTAGTGCTGGAAGACACACCGGCAGAAGCGCTGTATATCCTGCGATCGGGCCGTTTGGAAAGTTACCGCACCAGCAAAACCACCGTGGCGGATGCGGTGGGACTATTGCCAGGAGCCGTGTTTCATCTGAGGGAATTGCTCCTGGATCAACCGATCCAACAAACGGTGATTACCCTATCAGATGTGGTGTTGTGGGTGATTTCCAGGGCAGACTTCCTGGCGCTAGTGCAGCAGTATCCGGAGATTTCCCAACAGTTTTCCCGGTATCTGGCCAGTCGGCTGGATCAGGTGGCGGCTGAACTGGAGTATGAGCGGGAACGACAGACCGCGCTACGTCCCTATCTGGTGCCCAAGGTGAAGCGGGGGATTGTCGGTACCAGTCGCTATGCGGTGCGGCAACGACAGGAGATTAAGAAAGCCGCCAGCGATCGTGCTCCGGTGATGATATTTGGTGAACCGGGACTGGAGAAAGATAATACAGCCGCCCTGATCCACTTCAGTTCCCCTGACCGCCATGAACCCATGATCAAGGTAAATTGCAATACCTTACAGGCGAGTGGAGCCGAACTGTTTGGCCGGGCAGGGGGCAAACCGGGACTGCTGGATTGGTTGGGCAAAGGCACGCTGTTACTGAACAATTTGCAAGACTTACCCCCGGAACTGTACGACAAGTTAGTAACATTGCTGAAAACAGGCACCTACACTCCGGTTGCCCGTGAAGGAGAAGTTCTACCTGCTCCGCGCCAGTCGGAAGCCCGCATTTTGATGAACACAGAGCGCATATTGCCACCTCTGGAGCAAAAAGGGTTAATCGGGCATCTGATCAAAGTCACGCCACTCCGGGTTCGCAAGGCAGATATTGAGGCGCAAGTCGAGTATTACTTGAGCCTGTTCTGTCGATCGCGCGGCATCCCTAAACCGCGAATTACCCCAGAAGCGATTCGCCGACTGCAGAGCTACGACTTTCCGGGCAACCTGACGGAACTGGAAAGTTTAATCGAACGGGCGGTGATTCAACTCAACGGGGCACCGGAACTGACGGAAGAAGTCTTTTGGGCCACCAGTCCCAAAGGTCGGCGATTTCGGGTGAATCTGTTGAATGCCTATCCCCAGTTGCGTCAATTTCTGCGCAGTCCCTGGTGGCCCGATCGCATCAACTACGGTTTTACCCTCGGTTTCTTCGCCTTTGTAGTGGGAATTCTCATGCTGGGGCCGCAGAGCCGCGATCGTAATTTTGCTTTAAATATGTTCTGGGCCTGGTGGTGGCCACTGATTCTCCTGGGG from Leptodesmis sichuanensis A121 includes:
- a CDS encoding four helix bundle protein codes for the protein MTESIIQKKSFAFALKVISLYRELQSQHEYVLSSQLLRSGTSIGANVEEASAGQSRRDFMAKMSIASKEARETRYWLRLLQQSKLVDVDVATLLSRP
- a CDS encoding ATP-binding cassette domain-containing protein gives rise to the protein MTQNVSLPRQPSVSPIDDLIEVDGLWKRYGALEAVRGISFAVRPGEIFGLIGPDGAGKTTTFHILGGVMEATAGTVRVLGKRARDARLGIGYLTQQFSLYLDLSVNENLSYSAGLREVPEALFQQRRLKYLKLMSLEDMGDRLAAQLSGGMKQKLALCCALVAQPHVLLLDEPTTGVDPVSRREFWDVLATLVDEGTTIVVATPYLDEAERCNRIALMYEGQIQQLGTVQQLRDSLGLQCLELHTPTMSILERIQQVLTDATLESPTSQIADIQSFGDRLDVLVKDPQLGEAEVRSLLDRHHLPLHSIQVAEPTLENVFVTRLRQQGSEPPFVHFPREKPAIGDQESAIRDRGLGIGDWRSEEIQNSEFNIQHSWDDREIQNPKSKIQNSPTPHTPHPTPSIAIGAQGLTKVFGDFQAVHDVTLEVRYGEIYGLLGANGAGKTTTIKMLCGLLEATSGTMLLAGQTNNLRSNELRQRIGYMSQKFTLYDDLSVVENLEFYCGVYGVPRRSRRTKIDWVLETCGLVGRETMLTGKLPGGWKQRVAFGASVMHEPEILFLDEPTSGVDPLARRQFWRLIEDFAHQGTAILVTTHYLEEAEHCNRLGLMVAGEVVAQGSPSQIKAEQPGQLIEVICDRTQAASNLLKTQVDPWRVSIFGDRLHLVLDRPNSEIPTLRDTLQNHQITVHSLRSIPFSLEDAFIGIVQRAGKGKF
- a CDS encoding sigma 54-interacting transcriptional regulator, producing the protein MERAERVNWLQQNTLLNVLSEEVLQAIAAVIQEQSIQENRRVVLEDTPAEALYILRSGRLESYRTSKTTVADAVGLLPGAVFHLRELLLDQPIQQTVITLSDVVLWVISRADFLALVQQYPEISQQFSRYLASRLDQVAAELEYERERQTALRPYLVPKVKRGIVGTSRYAVRQRQEIKKAASDRAPVMIFGEPGLEKDNTAALIHFSSPDRHEPMIKVNCNTLQASGAELFGRAGGKPGLLDWLGKGTLLLNNLQDLPPELYDKLVTLLKTGTYTPVAREGEVLPAPRQSEARILMNTERILPPLEQKGLIGHLIKVTPLRVRKADIEAQVEYYLSLFCRSRGIPKPRITPEAIRRLQSYDFPGNLTELESLIERAVIQLNGAPELTEEVFWATSPKGRRFRVNLLNAYPQLRQFLRSPWWPDRINYGFTLGFFAFVVGILMLGPQSRDRNFALNMFWAWWWPLILLGFPFVGRLWCSVCPFMIYGELTQKLSLWLYPRKLLPWPRQEAERWGGWFLFGLFALILLWEELWDLENTAYLSGCLLLLITAGAMIFSALFERRFWCRYLCPIGGMNGLFAKLSLTELRAQQGICSATCTTYQCYKGGPAKGEGQETGGCPLYSHPAQLEDNRDCVLCMTCLKACPHRSVELNLRPPGIELWTTHTATAYEVCLLFLLFGAVFLHRLPEMEGQWGWTLHLNHFGIHAGVSVLALLVPGAIALLAHQLMRLLNRTLKPRPFVELAYGYLPLVLAANLAHYLRLGLTEAGRIMPVTFATFGLGTANLPVAVAHPAVLAFLQAVTLIVGFWLSVVLTQKIARQPLWNLLPQHLAMAGMGSFLWQVMVGW